In one window of Miscanthus floridulus cultivar M001 chromosome 12, ASM1932011v1, whole genome shotgun sequence DNA:
- the LOC136497278 gene encoding proteinaceous RNase P 1, chloroplastic/mitochondrial-like encodes MRAAMAAAALRPSATTLRFLFTPPHQRRRLLVEHIPFARRRRHSSTATAPALEDSSPSNGEGKAARRRRARESPEGLLRHQLDMCSRNADLTTALRLYDDALSPDTPVPLSLHHYNCLLYLCSNAAATDSDTDSSAAAAAAQRGFDIFARMEADGVQPNEATLTSVARLAAATRDPAMAFSVVRRMAAAGTPPRLRSYGPALFAYCDAKDADGAKQVEAHMDASGVVPEEPELAALLRVNADKGKADEVYRLLHRTRALVRQVCDTTAQVVEAWFRSDAASQAGVDKWDPSKVKEAVVKGGGGWHGQGWLGKGPWSVGWTEMDKDGTCQRCGEKLVCIDIDPTETDNFANSLTELAIKREVKEDFLGFQNWLRRHGPFDAVIDAANVGLYNSKAFSFSQVNSVVNAIQRVTKSKKLPLIILHRNRVNGGPAKAPYNQKILESWRNAGALYATPPGSNDDWYWLYAAVSCRSLLVTNDEMRDHLFQLLGTSFFPRWKEKHQVRLTFSGRGPTLHLPPPYSIVVQESEDGSWHVPTTTGDDIEKPRQWMCTTRKSSK; translated from the exons ATGCGtgccgccatggcggcggcggccctcCGACCCAGCGCCACCACCCTCCGCTTCCTCTTCACCCCACCtcaccagcgccgccgcctcTTGGTCGAACACATCCCCTTTGCTCGCCGACGCCGCCACTCCTCCACCGCCACGGCCCCAGCGCTGGAGGACTCCAGCCCCAGCAATGGCGAAGGCaaggccgcccgccgccgccgcgcccgcgaaTCCCCCGAGGGCCTCCTCCGCCACCAGCTCGACATGTGCTCCCGCAACGCCGACCTCACCACCGCGCTCCGCCTCTACGACGACGCCCTCTCCCCGGACACCCCCGTCCCGCTCTCCCTCCACCACTACAACTGCCTGCTCTACCTCTGCTCCAACGCCGCCGCTACCGACTCTGACACCGACAgctccgctgccgctgccgctgcccagCGCGGCTTCGACATCTTCGCCAGGATGGAGGCCGACGGCGTCCAGCCCAACGAGGCCACCCTCACCAGCGTcgcgcgcctcgccgccgccacccGCGATCCCGCCATGGCCTTCTCCGTCGTCCGCCGCATGGCCGCTGCGGGCACCCCGCCGCGCCTCCGCTCGTACGGCCCAGCCCTCTTCGCCTACTGCGATGCTAAAGACGCCGACGGCGCCAAGCAGGTCGAGGCCCACATGGACGCCTCTGGCGTCGTGCCCGAGGAGCCCGAGCTCGCCGCGTTGCTCCGCGTCAATGCGGACAAGGGCAAGGCCGATGAGGTTTACAGGCTCCTGCACAGGACGCGCGCCCTCGTCAGGCAGGTCTGCGACACGACCGCTCAGGTCGTCGAGGCCTGGTTCCGGTCGGACGCAGCGTCCCAGGCGGGGGTGGACAAGTGGGATCCCAGCAAAGTCAAGGAGGCCGTCGTcaagggcggcggcggctggcatGGCCAGGGATGGCTTGGCAAGGGGCCATGGAGCGTTGGCTGGACCGAGATGGATAAGGATGGGACATGCCAACGCTGTGGGGAGAAGCTTGTCTGCATAGACATTGATCCAACGGAGACTGACAACTTTGCAAATTCTCTCACCGAACTTGCCATCAAGCGTGAGGTCAAGGAAGATTTCCTCGGGTTCCAG AACTGGCTACGTCGCCATGGACCATTCGATGCTGTTATAGATGCTGCTAATGTAGGCCTTTACAATAGCAAAGCTTTCAGTTTTTCACAG GTTAACTCTGTTGTAAATGCTATACAGAGAGTAACTAAATCAAAGAAGTTGCCACTGATAATTTTGCATAGGAACCGTGTAAATGGTGGTCCTGCAAAAGCTCCATACAACCAGAAGATTCTGGAGagttggaggaatgctggagctCTGTATGCAACCCCGCCTGGTTCCAATGATGATTG GTATTGGCTGTATGCAGCTGTCAGTTGCCGATCGTTGCTTGTTACAAATGATGAGATGCGAGACCACTTGTTTCAACTGCTTGGCACTAGTTTTTTTCCTAGGTGGAAAGAGAAACATCAG GTCAGACTAACTTTCTCTGGGCGTGGCCCTACCCTTCACTTGCCGCCTCCCTATTCAATTGTTGTTCAG GAATCTGAAGATGGAAGCTGGCATGTACCAACAACAACAGGCGATGATATTGAAAAGCCACGGCAGTGGATGTGCACTACTAGAAAATCTTCAAAGTAG